The genomic interval TCGGTCAAAGAAATGATAAAGAAAGAGATTGATAAACTTCCGGAAAATCTTCTTCCAGAGGTCTTTGATTTCATTCAGTTTTTAGAAAGCAAAAGAGAAAGAATCGTGATT from Candidatus Kuenenia stuttgartiensis carries:
- a CDS encoding DUF2281 domain-containing protein gives rise to the protein MSVKEMIKKEIDKLPENLLPEVFDFIQFLESKRERIVIARASQDLSTASFQKIWDNEEDAVYDSL